The Catenuloplanes niger genome includes a window with the following:
- a CDS encoding polyribonucleotide nucleotidyltransferase: MTEQNNALGSQHSTAVIDNGAFGTREITFSTGRLAKQAAGSVIAQLGETVVLSATTASKAPKEHFDFFPLTVDVEERMYAAGRIPGSFFRREGRPSEDAILTCRLIDRPLRPSFTKGLRNEVQVVETVLALDPAHPYDVVAMNAASMSTKLSGLPFSGPIGATRVAHIDGQWVAFPTLEELERATFDMVVAGRTLADGDVAIMMVEAEATPNAVKLIAGGATAPTEEVVASGLEAAKPAIRELCRAQSELAAVAAKPVVEFPVFLDYQDDVYEAVATAVRGEIAEAIKIAGKAEREEALDLVKAKAVEQVAPQFEGREKEVSAAFRSVTKSEVRNRVLREQVRMDGRGPRDIRPLTAEVGVLPRVHGSALFERGETQIMGVTTLNMLRMEQALDTLAPEKSKRYMHNYNFPPYSTGETGRVGSPKRREIGHGALAERALVPVLPSREEFPYAIRQVSEALGSNGSTSMGSVCASTLALLSAGVPLKAPVAGIAMGLISDEVDGKTQYVTLTDILGAEDAFGDMDFKVAGTPEFVTALQLDTKLDGIPSDVLAAALQQAHDARGTILGVMQAAIEGPGEMSDHAPRVTTVKIPVDKIGMVIGPKGQTINAIQDETGAEISIEDDGTIYVGATNGPSAQAAVDRINGIANPTLPKVGEKFLGTVVKTAAFGAFISLVPGRDGLLHISKVGNGKRVEKVEDFLNVGDKIEVQIADIDQRGKIYLDKVRAEGEEAPAESAGGERPSRDRGDRGDRGPRGDRGDRGDRGDRGPRESSADGGEGGGEGGDGPRRRRTRRD, from the coding sequence ATGACCGAGCAGAACAACGCTCTCGGCTCCCAGCACAGCACCGCAGTGATCGACAACGGCGCGTTCGGCACCCGTGAGATCACCTTCTCCACCGGCCGGCTGGCCAAGCAGGCCGCCGGCTCCGTCATCGCCCAGCTCGGCGAGACGGTCGTCCTCTCCGCGACCACGGCCAGCAAGGCGCCGAAGGAGCACTTCGACTTCTTCCCGCTGACCGTCGACGTCGAGGAGCGGATGTACGCCGCGGGCCGGATCCCCGGCTCGTTCTTCCGCCGCGAGGGCCGGCCGAGCGAGGACGCGATCCTCACCTGCCGCCTGATCGACCGGCCGCTGCGCCCGTCCTTCACCAAGGGCCTGCGCAACGAGGTCCAGGTCGTCGAGACCGTGCTGGCGCTCGACCCGGCCCACCCGTACGACGTGGTCGCCATGAATGCGGCGTCCATGTCCACCAAGCTCTCCGGCCTGCCGTTCTCCGGCCCGATCGGCGCGACCCGGGTCGCGCACATCGACGGCCAGTGGGTGGCGTTCCCGACGCTCGAGGAGCTGGAGCGCGCCACCTTCGACATGGTCGTCGCGGGCCGCACGCTCGCCGACGGTGACGTCGCGATCATGATGGTCGAGGCCGAGGCCACGCCGAACGCGGTCAAGCTGATCGCCGGTGGCGCCACCGCCCCGACCGAGGAGGTCGTGGCGAGCGGCCTGGAGGCCGCCAAGCCCGCCATCCGCGAGCTCTGCCGTGCGCAGAGCGAGCTGGCCGCGGTCGCCGCGAAGCCGGTCGTCGAGTTCCCGGTCTTCCTGGACTACCAGGACGACGTGTACGAGGCCGTCGCCACCGCGGTCCGGGGTGAGATCGCCGAGGCGATCAAGATCGCCGGCAAGGCGGAGCGCGAGGAGGCGCTCGACCTCGTCAAGGCGAAGGCCGTCGAGCAGGTCGCCCCGCAGTTCGAGGGGCGTGAGAAGGAGGTCTCGGCCGCCTTCCGCTCGGTGACCAAGTCCGAGGTGCGCAACCGCGTGCTGCGCGAGCAGGTCCGCATGGACGGCCGCGGCCCGCGCGACATCCGCCCGCTGACCGCCGAGGTCGGCGTGCTGCCGCGCGTGCACGGCTCCGCGCTGTTCGAGCGGGGCGAAACCCAGATCATGGGCGTCACCACGCTGAACATGCTGCGCATGGAGCAGGCGCTGGACACTCTCGCGCCGGAGAAGTCCAAGCGCTACATGCACAACTACAACTTCCCGCCGTACTCGACCGGTGAGACCGGCCGGGTCGGCTCGCCGAAGCGTCGCGAGATCGGCCACGGCGCGCTCGCCGAGCGGGCGCTCGTGCCGGTGCTGCCGAGCCGCGAGGAGTTCCCCTACGCGATCCGCCAGGTCTCCGAGGCGCTGGGCTCGAACGGCTCGACCTCGATGGGCTCGGTCTGCGCGTCCACGCTGGCGCTGCTCTCCGCGGGTGTCCCGCTGAAGGCGCCGGTTGCCGGCATCGCGATGGGCCTCATCTCCGACGAGGTCGACGGCAAGACCCAGTACGTGACGCTGACCGACATCCTCGGTGCCGAGGACGCGTTCGGTGACATGGACTTCAAGGTCGCCGGCACGCCGGAGTTCGTGACCGCGCTGCAGCTCGACACGAAGCTCGACGGCATCCCGTCCGACGTGCTCGCGGCCGCGCTCCAGCAGGCGCACGACGCCCGCGGCACGATCCTCGGCGTGATGCAGGCCGCGATCGAGGGCCCGGGCGAGATGTCCGACCACGCGCCGCGCGTCACCACCGTGAAGATCCCGGTCGACAAGATCGGCATGGTCATCGGCCCGAAGGGCCAGACGATCAACGCGATCCAGGACGAGACCGGCGCCGAGATCTCCATCGAGGACGACGGCACGATCTACGTCGGCGCCACCAACGGGCCGTCGGCCCAGGCGGCGGTCGACCGGATCAACGGCATCGCGAACCCGACGCTGCCGAAGGTCGGCGAGAAGTTCCTCGGCACGGTCGTCAAGACGGCCGCGTTCGGCGCGTTCATCTCGCTGGTCCCGGGCCGCGACGGCCTGCTGCACATCTCCAAGGTGGGCAACGGCAAGCGCGTCGAGAAGGTCGAGGACTTCCTCAACGTCGGCGACAAGATCGAGGTCCAGATCGCGGACATCGACCAGCGCGGCAAGATCTACCTCGACAAGGTGCGCGCCGAGGGCGAGGAGGCTCCGGCCGAGTCCGCCGGTGGCGAGCGTCCGTCCCGTGACCGTGGCGACCGCGGTGACCGCGGCCCGCGTGGTGACCGGGGCGACCGCGGTGACCGTGGCGACCGCGGCCCGCGCGAGAGCAGCGCGGACGGCGGCGAGGGTGGCGGCGAAGGCGGGGACG